In a genomic window of Chryseobacterium sp. G0162:
- a CDS encoding M20/M25/M40 family metallo-hydrolase gives MKKIAVFLFTSIALQNIAAQNFIQAYKTRADMVSQTNITTNLTDFENLGVKTTGSTANTNALNWIKNKYISYGYAASQIEEDPFSFGNTNSKNLVITKTGTVYPDKYVIICGHYDTIYGPGVSDNGSGTSILLEAARILKDVPTEYSIKFIHFSGEEQGLKGSYHYADYIAYQGNTRKLDIKLVLNIDQVGGQLGNNNNTIVCEKDISGMSGNNAASATATQELAVCTGLYSPLQTFTSNAYSSDYIPFEAKGYTITGFYEYIRSENEHSTADTFANIDPVYVFNVGKAAVGALQHFAVAITANNILGTQDTRVQNSSENVNIYPNPAKNLLTIEFPQKTNQFNIEISDMTGNIVLRAENKNKIDTTPLSNGVYMISIKTDRNHIVKKIIIDK, from the coding sequence ATGAAAAAAATTGCTGTTTTTTTATTCACCTCTATAGCATTGCAGAACATTGCAGCCCAGAATTTCATCCAAGCTTATAAAACCAGAGCAGATATGGTTTCGCAAACCAATATTACTACCAATCTTACTGATTTTGAAAATCTGGGAGTGAAAACCACTGGATCAACGGCCAATACCAATGCTCTTAACTGGATAAAAAATAAGTATATCTCTTATGGCTATGCCGCAAGTCAGATTGAGGAAGATCCGTTCAGTTTTGGAAATACAAATTCTAAAAACCTGGTGATTACCAAAACCGGAACAGTATATCCTGATAAATATGTAATTATTTGTGGGCACTATGATACAATTTATGGACCCGGAGTAAGTGATAATGGCAGTGGTACTTCTATTCTTTTAGAGGCAGCCAGAATATTAAAAGATGTTCCTACTGAATACTCTATTAAGTTTATTCACTTTTCCGGAGAAGAACAAGGATTGAAAGGAAGTTACCATTATGCGGATTACATTGCTTACCAAGGAAATACACGTAAATTAGACATTAAGTTAGTCCTTAATATAGATCAGGTTGGTGGTCAATTGGGAAATAACAACAATACGATTGTATGTGAAAAAGACATCAGTGGAATGTCTGGGAATAATGCTGCATCAGCTACTGCCACGCAGGAATTAGCAGTATGTACCGGACTTTATTCCCCACTTCAGACTTTTACTTCTAATGCATATAGTTCGGATTATATCCCTTTTGAGGCTAAAGGTTACACCATTACCGGTTTTTATGAATATATCAGAAGTGAAAATGAACACAGTACAGCTGACACGTTTGCCAATATAGATCCTGTTTATGTCTTCAATGTAGGTAAAGCAGCTGTGGGGGCATTACAACATTTTGCTGTAGCTATTACGGCTAATAATATTCTGGGAACGCAGGACACCAGAGTTCAAAATTCATCTGAGAATGTAAACATTTACCCTAATCCAGCCAAAAACCTTTTAACGATAGAGTTTCCGCAAAAGACTAATCAGTTCAATATTGAGATTTCCGATATGACCGGAAATATAGTGCTTCGTGCGGAGAATAAAAACAAAATAGATACTACCCCATTAAGCAATGGAGTTTACATGATCTCTATAAAAACAGATAGAAATCATATCGTTAAAAAAATAATCATTGACAAATAA
- a CDS encoding M28 family peptidase: MKKITSFLLIAIASHTTSAQSFIQAYQNRADAVSQTDIITNLQEFASWGVKKTGTQANVNALTWLKNKYLSYGYTASQMTEDTFPYSNTTSKNLIITKTGTVYPNKYVIICGHFDTITGPGVNDNGSGTSIILEAARILRTIPTEYSIKFIHFSGEEQGLLGSYHYVDNVVYQGNNRVLDVKMVFNLDQVGGVMGNINNTVYCDEDQGGLPGNNAASAAITQELRNCTSLYSTLQTAVDPAEDTDYIPFEERGEIITGFFERIRSSFPHTVNDTFANTDPEYIYKIGKASVGALQHFAVASTQTLGTQEPVSKNTLESIKIYPNPAKDFINIEFPDSKTKNFSFEITDFEGHSLLKTVNEKKVNISSLENGAYVGIVKRGDQTVVRKLIIAK, from the coding sequence ATGAAAAAAATCACCTCCTTTCTGTTGATTGCTATAGCCTCCCATACGACGAGTGCGCAAAGTTTTATTCAGGCCTATCAAAACAGAGCGGATGCTGTTTCTCAAACGGATATTATCACCAATCTGCAGGAATTTGCCAGTTGGGGAGTTAAAAAAACAGGGACTCAGGCCAACGTAAATGCACTGACTTGGCTTAAAAACAAATATCTTTCTTATGGCTATACAGCCAGTCAAATGACTGAGGATACATTTCCTTATTCTAATACTACTTCAAAAAATTTAATCATAACCAAAACAGGAACAGTCTATCCTAATAAATATGTTATTATTTGTGGACATTTTGATACTATTACGGGTCCGGGGGTGAATGATAATGGAAGCGGAACTTCTATTATTTTAGAAGCGGCAAGAATTTTAAGAACAATTCCTACAGAATATTCTATTAAATTTATTCATTTCTCAGGTGAAGAACAAGGGCTTTTAGGCAGCTATCATTATGTGGATAATGTTGTTTATCAAGGAAACAATCGTGTTCTGGATGTTAAAATGGTTTTCAATCTGGATCAGGTTGGTGGTGTGATGGGAAATATCAATAATACAGTGTACTGTGATGAAGATCAAGGCGGACTTCCCGGTAATAATGCTGCTTCTGCTGCTATAACTCAGGAGCTAAGGAATTGCACTTCTTTGTACTCAACACTTCAGACAGCTGTTGACCCCGCAGAAGATACGGATTATATACCTTTTGAAGAAAGAGGCGAAATTATTACAGGTTTTTTTGAGAGAATCAGAAGTTCTTTTCCACATACAGTTAATGACACTTTCGCCAATACTGACCCAGAATACATTTATAAAATCGGAAAAGCATCTGTGGGAGCATTACAACACTTTGCAGTCGCTTCTACACAAACTTTAGGAACCCAGGAACCTGTTTCAAAAAATACTCTAGAATCCATCAAGATTTACCCTAATCCTGCAAAGGATTTTATCAACATTGAATTTCCTGATTCTAAGACAAAGAATTTTAGTTTTGAAATCACTGATTTTGAAGGGCATTCCTTACTTAAAACAGTTAATGAGAAAAAAGTGAATATCTCAAGCCTTGAAAATGGAGCTTATGTTGGAATTGTAAAGAGAGGTGATCAGACTGTAGTAAGAAAGTTGATTATAGCTAAATAA
- a CDS encoding M28 family peptidase gives MKRITTLLCTSLILQSISAQTFIQAYKDRADMVTQTNITTNLQDFGNFGIKKTGTQANTNALNWIKNKYLSYGYTASQITESPFTYGSAISKNLIITKTGTLYPNKYVIICGHFDTINGPGVNDNGSGTSIILEAARILQNVPTEYSIKFIHFSGEEQGLIGSSHYVNNVVYQNGVRKLDIKLVFNLDQVGGVKGNNNNTVYCDEDQGGLSSNNSASAAVTQQLRNCTALYSPLQTAVDPAADTDYIPFEQKGEIITGFFERIRSSFPHSSKDTFANVDPVYVYNIGKATVGALQHFATASTTLTMNKTASQNGLENVRFYPNPANNILNIELPNKPANFSFEITNVSGRTLLKVNNETKINVSTLERGVYIGILKVGDQTVVKNILIER, from the coding sequence ATGAAAAGAATTACCACTCTTTTATGCACTTCATTGATTTTGCAGAGCATTAGTGCTCAAACTTTTATCCAGGCTTATAAAGACAGGGCTGATATGGTAACCCAAACTAACATTACAACGAATCTTCAGGATTTCGGTAATTTTGGAATTAAAAAGACCGGAACCCAAGCTAATACGAATGCTTTAAACTGGATTAAAAACAAATATCTTTCTTATGGATATACTGCCAGCCAAATTACGGAAAGCCCCTTCACCTATGGTTCAGCAATCTCAAAAAACCTGATTATTACGAAAACCGGAACCCTTTATCCTAACAAGTATGTAATTATTTGCGGGCATTTTGATACCATTAACGGACCTGGGGTTAATGATAATGGCAGTGGTACTTCTATCATTCTTGAAGCTGCGAGAATATTACAAAATGTACCAACAGAGTATTCTATTAAGTTTATTCACTTTTCCGGAGAAGAACAAGGGTTAATTGGGAGCTCACATTATGTTAATAATGTAGTCTATCAAAATGGGGTCCGTAAACTGGATATTAAACTGGTTTTTAATCTTGACCAGGTAGGTGGTGTAAAAGGAAATAATAATAACACGGTGTACTGTGATGAAGATCAGGGAGGTCTTTCGAGCAATAATTCGGCTTCAGCTGCAGTAACGCAACAACTCAGAAACTGCACGGCTTTGTATTCTCCGCTTCAAACCGCTGTAGACCCGGCAGCTGATACTGATTATATTCCCTTTGAGCAGAAAGGTGAAATCATCACCGGCTTTTTTGAAAGAATAAGAAGCAGTTTCCCCCATAGCTCCAAGGATACTTTTGCGAATGTAGATCCTGTATATGTCTATAATATCGGGAAGGCCACTGTGGGAGCTTTACAACATTTTGCGACTGCTTCTACCACTTTAACCATGAATAAGACAGCATCACAAAACGGATTGGAAAATGTGAGGTTCTACCCTAACCCGGCTAATAATATCTTAAATATTGAATTACCAAATAAACCAGCAAATTTCAGTTTTGAAATCACCAATGTATCAGGAAGAACACTATTGAAAGTCAATAATGAAACAAAAATTAACGTTTCTACCCTGGAAAGAGGAGTTTATATAGGAATTTTAAAAGTGGGAGATCAGACGGTTGTTAAGAATATTTTGATTGAAAGATAA
- a CDS encoding RHS repeat-associated core domain-containing protein: MCNFGGNTYNNYKYQGQELQETGFYSFNWRNYMPDVGRFFNIDLLSEKYAYQSHYNFSENRVVDARELEGLEAVDFRKKMMKTITKIILIISVIYTVLLLYSQYDYFLEFTPLVIALLAINFYMIYKYNNKLLNFILNGLLFVFLIFCFSFGIALRQDW, encoded by the coding sequence ATTTGTAATTTTGGTGGGAATACGTATAATAATTATAAGTATCAAGGACAAGAGTTACAAGAGACAGGTTTTTACTCATTTAATTGGAGAAATTATATGCCGGATGTAGGTCGTTTCTTTAATATAGATCTTCTTTCTGAAAAATATGCTTATCAATCCCATTATAACTTTTCTGAAAATAGGGTTGTTGATGCAAGAGAATTAGAAGGTCTTGAAGCTGTAGATTTTAGAAAGAAAATGATGAAAACAATCACAAAAATAATTTTAATTATTTCAGTAATTTATACCGTACTTTTATTATATTCTCAATATGATTATTTTTTAGAATTTACCCCTTTGGTGATAGCTCTATTGGCAATTAACTTTTATATGATTTATAAATACAATAATAAGTTGCTAAACTTTATTTTAAATGGTTTATTGTTTGTCTTTCTAATATTTTGCTTCTCCTTTGGGATAGCACTAAGGCAAGATTGGTAG
- a CDS encoding IS110 family transposase, with the protein MNKFKNFVGIDISKEYFDAVLLSPNRTSIHNQFRNDLQGVKAFQKWLKSEKVNFEETLICMEHTGMYGKILSKTLIASGFSIWIEMSFRIIRSMGIQRGKNDKIDAERIARYAQKNQEDARLYKAPKKVLEKIRALLALREKLVVFRASLLKNVKEMKSFDADISKMNERHQKATIKGLDNDIKKIEKQLDILVSEDENVEKIYTQASSVPGVGKFTALLLICFTNEFTLFETPRQLACYCGVVPFEYTSGKSVRAKPKVHHMANKQLKKQFHMCALSSIVHHSEMKEYYQRKVEEGKNKMLVINNIKNKIIHRICVCVKENRLYITKNIA; encoded by the coding sequence ATGAACAAATTTAAAAATTTTGTGGGAATTGATATTTCCAAAGAGTATTTTGATGCTGTTCTGCTATCCCCAAATAGAACAAGCATTCACAATCAGTTTCGCAATGATTTGCAAGGAGTAAAAGCTTTTCAGAAATGGCTTAAATCTGAAAAAGTAAATTTTGAAGAAACTCTAATCTGTATGGAGCATACAGGGATGTATGGAAAAATCTTATCTAAAACCCTCATCGCTTCTGGTTTTAGTATTTGGATAGAAATGTCCTTCAGAATTATACGAAGTATGGGTATACAGCGAGGTAAAAATGACAAGATAGATGCCGAAAGAATTGCCAGATATGCACAAAAGAATCAAGAAGATGCCAGGCTTTATAAAGCTCCAAAAAAAGTATTAGAAAAAATAAGAGCCTTGCTTGCCTTACGGGAAAAGCTCGTTGTTTTTAGGGCTTCGCTTTTAAAAAACGTGAAGGAAATGAAATCTTTTGATGCAGATATTTCAAAAATGAATGAAAGACATCAAAAAGCAACTATAAAAGGCTTAGATAATGATATTAAAAAAATAGAAAAGCAGCTGGATATCCTGGTATCTGAAGATGAAAATGTTGAAAAAATTTATACTCAAGCCAGCTCCGTTCCAGGTGTAGGAAAATTTACCGCTTTGCTGCTGATCTGCTTTACCAATGAGTTTACTTTGTTTGAAACTCCCAGGCAATTAGCCTGCTATTGTGGCGTTGTTCCCTTTGAATATACTTCCGGAAAAAGTGTAAGAGCAAAGCCAAAGGTTCATCACATGGCCAATAAACAGCTCAAAAAACAATTTCACATGTGTGCTTTATCCAGCATTGTACATCATTCAGAAATGAAAGAATATTATCAAAGAAAAGTAGAAGAAGGTAAAAATAAAATGCTGGTTATTAATAATATAAAAAATAAAATCATTCACAGAATCTGTGTCTGTGTGAAGGAGAACAGGTTATATATCACAAAGAATATAGCTTAA
- a CDS encoding JAB-like toxin 1 domain-containing protein, whose translation MRFIDPDGMAPKDDFRLNKDGSLNLIRKTNSDETKGTHTIYNSDSSEALVVNKDLIDKKVEGKNKMYGGTATFLIESNKKDAQTIFKFMARNTNVEFGLNEYQFKEGKASIISTNHESNVDTAQAWFNYSFYGKGKDLKILDNWHSHPNATDLKEFKPSGYNSDGTPNDYTGDRQYYKYLKESNGAGLPQYFNIYGTQVKSTVQYNDQVMKKIKKL comes from the coding sequence ATGAGATTCATAGACCCAGATGGTATGGCACCCAAAGATGATTTTAGATTAAATAAAGATGGATCTCTTAACTTGATTAGAAAAACAAATAGTGATGAAACAAAAGGGACTCACACAATTTACAATTCTGATTCATCTGAAGCTTTAGTTGTTAATAAGGATCTTATTGATAAAAAAGTTGAAGGAAAAAATAAGATGTATGGTGGAACAGCAACATTCTTGATTGAATCAAACAAAAAAGACGCTCAAACGATATTTAAATTTATGGCTAGAAATACTAATGTAGAGTTTGGGTTGAATGAATATCAATTTAAGGAAGGAAAAGCTTCTATAATATCCACAAATCACGAATCCAATGTAGATACTGCTCAAGCATGGTTTAATTATTCATTCTATGGAAAAGGAAAAGATCTAAAAATATTGGATAACTGGCATTCTCATCCCAATGCAACAGATTTAAAAGAATTTAAACCGTCAGGTTACAACTCAGATGGAACTCCGAATGACTATACGGGAGATAGACAATACTATAAATATTTGAAAGAAAGTAATGGTGCAGGATTACCTCAATATTTTAATATTTATGGTACACAAGTAAAATCAACTGTTCAATATAATGATCAAGTAATGAAAAAAATCAAAAAATTATGA